A region of the Tistrella bauzanensis genome:
GTCCGGATCCTGGGGATCTATCCCGCAAGCCCCGACCGGCTGGCCGGGGGGCCCGCCGGCGGGGCCGCGGGGCTGGACGGTCTGCCCTCGGGTCTCTGATATCATCTCACCCGGCATCTCCACATCCGGCTGACCGGACAGGTCGGCCGCCGACGAAGGGCGACCCCACAGGATGGGCAGCGGGATCAGTGCCGGACTTGCCTGGGCGCTGCTTGGCGGCGCGATCGCGGCCGAGGTCATCGCCACCACGTCGATGAAACTGTCCGACGGCCTCAGCCGCACCGGGCCGGTGGTGGTGATGGTGCTGGGCTATCTGATCGCCTTCAGCCTGCTGGGGCTGGCCTTGAGGCGGATCGAGATCGGCATTGCCTATGCGATCTGGTCGGGGGTCGGTACGGCGCTGATCGCCACCATCGGCATCGTCGCCTTCGGCGAAAGCCTGAACCCGATCAAGCTGGCCTCGCTGGGGCTGATCGTGGCCGGGGTGATCGGGCTGAACCTGTCGGGCGGGCACTGAGGCGGGTGGGCACTGAGGCGGGTGGGCACTGAGGCGGGTGGGCACTGAGGCGCCCGACGGGCGCCGCTTGCAGTGTCAGTCGCGGCCTTCGCGCAGGTCGCGGATATCGCCGATCACCACCAGTGCCACGGCCGGGCCCTCGCCCAGATTGGCATATTGATGGGCGACATGGGCCTGATAGAAGATCGCGTCGCCGGTCTGCAGCACATGGTTGACGCCGCCGACGGTGACGCCGAGGCGGCCTTCCACCACCACCAGATATTCCTCGACCCCATAGCGATGACCGACGAAGGGGCCGGCGGTGGCGCCCTGAGGCACGGTCACCTGCACCAGATCCAGGCCCCGCGACGGGAAGATCGGCGACATCGACCGGCGCTCGAATCCGGTTTCCGGGTCGACGAAGGCTGCCTGGTCGGCGCGGCGCAGCAGCAGCACGTCGTGGCGGTCGTGTTCGCCCAGCAGGCTTGAGATGGTGACGCCAAGCCCGGCTGCCAGCCGCGCCACCGTGGCGGCCGACGGGCTGGCCTCGCCGCGCTCCACCTTGGAAATCATCGATTTCGACACCCCGGCCTTCTCGGCCAGGGTCTGCAGGGTCATGCCACGATCGCGCCGCAACTCGCGAATACGCCGGGACACGCGGCTTTCGATCTGGCCGGCCTCGCCGGTGACCATGCCGTCGTCGATCTCGTCGACCACGGAGCCGCGCTCGCCGTCGTCGCTGTGCTGGCTGTGGCTGTTCATCATTGGTCCTTAGGGCTGACATGACCGCCGGCCGCGGGGGGGGGGCTGTGGCCGGAAGTGTCGCCGAGAATAACCGCGCCAGTTGCCCGCGGTCCAGCCATCGCCATCGCGCAAAAAACAAAGACGGCAGCCGGTGCATGACATCATGCCCCGGCTGCCGCCCTCAACTGGCGCGGCATTCCTGGATAAGCAGGTGGTGGCGTCGGACTCAGAAGCCCTGATCGCGCGCCCAGGCGAAGTACAGATCCCAGGCCTTGCGGGCGATGGGGCCGGGCTGGAGGTTGCGGTCCTCGATCCGGTTCACCGCCGCGACCTTGTTGAAGTTGCCGGTCGAGAACAGCTCGTCGGCATCCTTCAACTCGTCATAGCTGATCGGGCGTTCCACCACCTCGATGCCCTCGGCGGCGAACAGGCCCATCACCCGCGCGCGGGTGACACCGGCCAGGAAGGTGCCGTTGAGCGCCGGGGTATGGACCACGCCGTCCTTGACCATGAACAGATTGGCCGAGGCGAATTCGGCGACATTGCCCTCGGGGTCGAGCATCACCGGGTTGTCGACGCCGCGCCGGCCGGCCTCACGCAGGGCGCGGTCGGTCATCGGGTAGAGGCAGGCAGCCTTGGCATCGGTCGGCGCCATGTCCGGTCCGGGGCGACGATAGGGGCTGAGCCCGGTGGAGAAGCTGCCCATCTCGTTCGAGAACGGGATCGCGAACACGGTCATGACATAGCGGGTCGAATCCGGATCCAGTTCGACCATGCCGTCCTCGGCATACATCACCGGCCGGATATAGGTGGCGACGTCGCGGGGAAAGCGCTTCACGCCGTCGAGCGCCGTGCCGATGACGGTATCCAGATCGACCTTGGGCTCCAGTTCGAAGGACTTGGCCGAGCGGAGCAGGCGGGCGCAATGGCCTTCCAGATCGGGGACCACACCGTCGAAGGATCGCGCACCGTCGAATACCATCGAGGCGAACTGATAGCCCTGGGACATCGGTCCCATGATCGAGGGATTTCCCTCAACCCAGCGGCCGTCGATATACGACCAGGCCGGCAGGCTCGATAGATTGGCGAAGGCCATGACGTGCTCCTGAAGACACAGCACCACTGCCGCACCATCTGCCCGGCGGGGCCATCCAATAGGCCGTTCCGGAGGCGTGCGGCAGGGATTTCGGGCGCGGAAGTGGGTTCCC
Encoded here:
- a CDS encoding helix-turn-helix domain-containing protein, whose translation is MNSHSQHSDDGERGSVVDEIDDGMVTGEAGQIESRVSRRIRELRRDRGMTLQTLAEKAGVSKSMISKVERGEASPSAATVARLAAGLGVTISSLLGEHDRHDVLLLRRADQAAFVDPETGFERRSMSPIFPSRGLDLVQVTVPQGATAGPFVGHRYGVEEYLVVVEGRLGVTVGGVNHVLQTGDAIFYQAHVAHQYANLGEGPAVALVVIGDIRDLREGRD
- a CDS encoding DMT family transporter; translation: MGSGISAGLAWALLGGAIAAEVIATTSMKLSDGLSRTGPVVVMVLGYLIAFSLLGLALRRIEIGIAYAIWSGVGTALIATIGIVAFGESLNPIKLASLGLIVAGVIGLNLSGGH
- a CDS encoding branched-chain amino acid aminotransferase encodes the protein MAFANLSSLPAWSYIDGRWVEGNPSIMGPMSQGYQFASMVFDGARSFDGVVPDLEGHCARLLRSAKSFELEPKVDLDTVIGTALDGVKRFPRDVATYIRPVMYAEDGMVELDPDSTRYVMTVFAIPFSNEMGSFSTGLSPYRRPGPDMAPTDAKAACLYPMTDRALREAGRRGVDNPVMLDPEGNVAEFASANLFMVKDGVVHTPALNGTFLAGVTRARVMGLFAAEGIEVVERPISYDELKDADELFSTGNFNKVAAVNRIEDRNLQPGPIARKAWDLYFAWARDQGF